TTCTAAAATTGTCGTTCTCGCTTCGGGCGCTGCGCTTCTGATCTCCGATTCCATATGACAAAAGGTTTCTCTTAAATGCTTATAAATTTAAGTGAtatcattaataaataaaacttttattttctctAATTTTTCAGAAAGTAATGCGCCCCAAATTTAAGGATATTAATCTATGGTCCGATGATAAACATGTCTCACATTCCTTCAAATTTGATCCCAGTGACCCACATATGAATATAACCGTAGATGTTTTGCAAGAACTGCATGATGTTGATATAAAATCGGAACTTATGATTAGCCAAAAACAAGATCCCACCTATCATTTAGCCTTGAATAGCACCATGAATTTGTGCCGCATTGTCAACTGGCATAGCAAGTCGCCAGTAGGAGCTATTATCTCGACCTTCCTCAAAGAGTATGGCAATATTATCGATAAATGTCCCATTGGCAAGGTAAGCAAAAATATCTCAAGATACAATTTCATAAATCAAAACTTTTTTgatcaaaaatcaaaacaaaaaaatcttttgacattttcgacaaataaaataaatatacaaaatttatagggtcaaattaaaatgtcattacctCTATTGCGTAAATTACAGGGCCAATATTATATGCACAAATTCTGGATTCCTGAGGATACAACTTTGGCCACATTACCTGAAGTCGATTTTGTATTGAATATCCAGGCTTTCCATGTTGAGGCCAATAAACAAAAGACAATGATTATTAATGATCATGTAACCGGTGAAATTGTTGTCCAGGATGTTAACAATGTCAAACCAGGTCTCTTGGCCCTGTTACCTAAGGTACCAGCTGGCTAAGCCAGTCAATACCCAATACGTACCAAATAAAACGTACCAACTTTATTTACCACAGAAATATATGTATAGTAGTGTATTTTTACCAATCCTTTTTGTAGTCActgtaaattaattaaatttcatgTACACGTGTCTCTGTGAACTTTATCattgtatatgtatataaaaattatattataattaataaatatttatttaatggtTACCATCGCCGAAAACCCCACataaattgaaagtttttttcctgGGTTAATATAGCTCGAGCTATACAAGCAGATATTTTGACAAGGCCCTAATCTAGGATTTATGAAAGGGAAATTAGGAAACAAAacttattcataaaatattcgattCCCTTGGAGttgtttgtgttttaaaatttttcagccaATAATTCTCTAGAATATAATCTACAAAACAATTACAATGACTATGACATTCGAGGAAGCGAACTGTCTCTATTAGATGATTGAAGTAGGTGTCCAGCCTGTTGGGTTCGCatgacacacacacaaaaataattttcttattctatcacgaaattaattgttcccattaatttgttaattgcaatgtcttcaatcacagaaatgatattatcaattaaaaaattaattgatccaataaatttgtataccctccaccataggatgggggtatattaactttgtcattccgtttgtaacacatcgaaatattgctctaagaccccatgaagtagatatattctgggtcgtggtgaaattctgagtcgatctgagcatgtccgtccgtccgtccgtctgttgaaatcacgctaacttccgaacaaaacaagctatcgacttgaaacttggcacaagtagttgttattgatgtaggtcggatggtattgcaaatgggccatatcggcccatttttacgtatagcccccatataaacggacccccaaatttggcttgcagatcctctaagagaagcaaatttcatccgatccggttgaaatttggtacatggtgttagtatatgctctctaacaaccatgcaaaaattggtccacatcggtccataattatatatagcccccatataaaccgatcccccgatttcgcttgcggatcctctaagagaagcaaatttcatccgatccggctgaaatttggtacatggtgttggtatattgtctctaacaaccatgcaaaaaatggtgcacatcggtccataattatatatagccaccatataaaccgatcccccgatttggcttgcggagcctctaagagaaggaaatttcatccgatccagctgaaatttggtacatggtgttagtatatggtatctaatgatcatacaaaaattggtccacatcggtccataattatatatagcccccatataaaccgatccccagattcgtccttcggagcctcttggaagaccaaaattcatccgattcggttgaaatttggtacgtgatgttagtatatggtatccaacaaccatgcaggaattggttcatatcagtccataattatatatagcccccatataaaccgatccccagatttgacctccggtgccttttggagaagcaaaattcatccgatctggttgaaacttggtacgtggtggtagtatatgatatttaacaaccatgccaaaagtggtcgatgtcagtccataatcatatatatgccccatataaaccgatcccgatatttggttttggagccacttggagtagcaaatttcatccgagtcagttgaaatttggtacattgtgctagtatatggccgttaacaaccatgcctaagtaggtccatatcggtctatagttatatatagccctcagataaatcgatccccaatcactcaaaaattggtccatatcaagttcataattgtatatagccccatataagcgacccccatatttcaattctggctctctaccatgtatggactaactcacaatttagaaaacgatgtttagaagttttaagataccacaacccaagtaatttgattgtggatgacagtctttcgtagaagtttctacgcaatccatggtggagggtacataagattcggcctggccgaacttacggccgtatatactagttttgattaatttttgtttcaattaaaacttttgttgaatcaattgaattttgataggaatattttttaaaactcaattaaaattttaattggaaaaattttcgtgaacttttttttgtgtacaagcGATGACAAGCCTTTTGAGGTTCCAGCCATATAGATTACCAACCATCTCTTAGGATTATTAGGAAGGTAGGTCTCCATAATATCTTCTACGAGGCGAATATCCACTTACTCTTGAATTGTTAGGTTCAGAAGTGAAATGTAAATGTTGTGGTACATGCAGATTCCAGCTAATAAACGAGATAACAAAGAAGTTTTCCCTGTAAATTCCACATAAGATTGTCTGCCAACTATATAGTTTGGCAACCATCTCCTAAGGTTTCCATAATATCTCCCTATACCTTCCCTCCAAATTCCACATAGGATTGACTACCAGCCATATATGGTAATTTGCCAACCATCTCTTAAGACTTTTAGGATAGCAGGTTTCAACAATTTCTCCTAAAAGGGCGAATGCTTACACTTCGTTTAAATTGCTGGGTTCAGAATTGAGAGTTAACTGTTGCGGAACCTGGAAATTGCAGATCGTAGATGAGATAGCAAATATGTTTTCCCTCTAAATTCCATGTAGGATTGTATACCAGCCATAAGTTTGCCAACCATCTCTTAGGAGTATTAGGGAGGAAGGTTTCCATAATATCTCCTTAGAGGCGAATATCCAAACTTCAGGTGTTACTCTTGAATTGTTGGGTTCAGAAGTGAGAGTTAACTGTTTCGTTACCTGCAAATGCGATAGCAAAGACGTTTTCTTTCTAAATTCCACATAGGATTGTATACTAGACATATAGTTCGCCAAGCATCTCTTAGGATTATTAGGATGGTAGGTTTCCACAATATCTCCTAGGAGATGAATAGCCACACTTTGGAAGTTAATCTTGAATTGTTGAGTTCAGAAGTTAGAGGCGATGTACCTGGAGTTTCCAGATCGTAGATGAGATATCAAAGATGATTTCCCTCCAAATTTCACATAGAATTGTCCACCAGCCATATAGTTTGCCACCCATCTTTTGAGATGCTTATCTCCAAAACGGGCGCATGTCTACACTTCGGGCATTCATTTCGAATTTCTGGGTTCTGAAGTGAGAGTTAACTGTAGCGTTACCTGGATACTCCAGATCGTTGATAAGATAGCAGTGATGTTTTCCCTCCAAATTCCACATAGGATTGTATACCAGACATATAGTTTGTCAAGCATCTTATAGGATTATTGGGAGGTACAGTTCCATAATATCTCCTAAGGGGCGAATATCCGCACTTCGGCCGTCAATCTGGAGTTGTTGGATTCTGTTGCGGTACTTGCAGATTCCAGTTCGTAGATGAGATAGGGAAATTATGTTTTCCCTCTAAATTCCACATAGGATTGTCTATCAGCCATATAGTTTACCAAGCATCTCTTAGGATTATTAGGATGATAGGTTTCGACAATATCTTCTAGGAGATGACCATCCAGACTATGGACTCTAATCTTGAATTGCTGAAATCAGAAGTGAGTACTTGGAGACTCTACACCGTACATGAGATATTAAAGATTTCTTCCCTCTAAATTCCACATAAAATTCTCTACCTGCCATTTGCCAACCATCTCTTAGGATTATTGGTAGGAACAGTTCCATAATATCTCCCAAGAGGCGAATATCCAAACTTCGGCCATCAATCTGGAGTTGTTGGATTCTGTTGTGGTACCTGCAGAATCCAGCTCGTAGATGAGATAGCAAAGATCATCTCCCTCTAAATTCCACATATGATCACATATGTCTACCAGCCATATAGTTTGCCAACCATCCATCTCTTAAGATTATTAAGGAGGCAGGTTTCCATAACATCTCCTAAGAGGACATTTGTCCACAGTTCGGATATCCATCTTGAATTGTTGGGTTCAGAAGTGAGAGGTACCTTCAGATTCCAGCTCGTAATTGAGATAGCAAGGATGTATGCCCTCTAAATTCCACATAGGATTGTCTACCAGCCATATAGTTTACCAACAATCTCTTCAGGATTCCATAATATATCCATCTGTTTTCCCTCCAAATTCCACATAGAATTGCACAACCATCTCTTAAGATTATTAAAGAGGCAGATTTCCATAATATCTTCCACGAGAACGAGTGTCCGCTATTTGGGCGTTCATCTTGAATtgttcaatgcaaaagtgtgagGTACCTGGAGATGCCAGATCATAGATGAGATAGCAAAGATGTTTGACTTCTAAATTCCACATAGGATTTTCCCACCATCTCCTAAGATTATAAGGGAAGCCGATTTCCATAATATCTTCTAAGAGGGTGGATGATGATTTATATCATATAAAGGCAAATCCAATGCTACGAGAATCGAACGTTTATGCGGCCTCTTGCTATTAAACCGCGTCTGTAATTGCGATGGAACCCTTGGCTGTCTATAACCACCCGAAGCATACACTCCTGGCTGATGACCATAGAGAGAACTGTCTGGTCTAAGTGCACGGAAGTCTCAGCTTTGACTTCTGTCTGAACGGCCTTCAGTCTAGGTGTTCTCGATAAATTGTCTGCAGAAGGCATTCTCAGATCTCCTTAGCAAGACTCAAGATCTTGGGATCAACTGAATTTTCTTTCCACATATCGTCTATCTTAATTGCTTTCACCAAGTAGTACAGATGGATgtcaggaaagaaaacaaaaataaattttccaaagaaacaaTAATTGTCGACTTCTCATAGATTTCACTGAATTTTATATTCCGAGGATGTTGAGGAAAGCTTTCAATGTATATGCCAGGAACATAGCATCATTTTCTCGAATGTTCCAAATTATCTAGGCCAATTGCGGTGGAACTCTTGTAACCTGTAGCCGCCCGAAGTACGCACTCATGGCTGATGACAGTAGAGGGGGCTGTCTGATCTGAGTGCGTGGAAGTCTCAACTTTGCCTTCTGATCTCCTAGCAAGACTCAAGATCTTGGAATCAGCTCGGATTTCTTTCTGCATATTGTCCATCTTAACTGTTTTCACATCGCAGTGAGGACGGATGTGAGGAatcaaaaaaaatgtctttagatcCCACatgaaaattaacctctcacaacaggacacctcccaaatgtggaaaaaaaatttaagcgtTTGTGGGTGTAGACTTCTTAGAGGTTTCACTGAATCTGGTATTTCGACGGTGCTGGAGCAAACATTCAGAAACTTAGTACCGTTTCCTCGAATTTTCTAGGCCTGGAACTCTTGGCAGCCTGTAAACGCCCAAAGCACACACTCCTGGCTGATGAACCTTGGGGGCCTCTCTGGTCTGGGTGCAGTAAGTATAGGCCTTGCCTTCTGCATATACacagaaagaagagttttcttttctgaggaacgaaattttagacaaacaaagttttcttttgatgctaaaaaatttacctttaaagcaaataaaaaatatcagagACAATCCTTGAATCGCTTATAACAacttcgggtttatttgctgcaaaagaaaatacattataagaaaggggaatttcgtatgtctaaaatttcgttccgcaggaaagtattttttctttgggtgtatggtCGGCAGTCTGGCTGTGCTCGACAAATTGTCTGCAGAGGCATTCGCCGTACCTTAACGAAATGGAGATGTTGTCTTTCTGTTTGAGGTTGGATAGGTTCCGAATCGTCGACTACAGCTGTTTGGATCCAAGATTGGACGCCTCTAGATGATCGCTTCACTTATCCCGCATATGAGTAGTATGGTGATCGATCTCCTTAGCAAGACCCAAGATCTTAGGGTAAGCTGGCTTTTCTTTCCGAATCTCTCTTAACTGCTTTCACAGAGACGTGCGAACGGGATATCAGGaataccaaagaaaaaatacttttctctggaacgaaatt
This is a stretch of genomic DNA from Haematobia irritans isolate KBUSLIRL chromosome 4, ASM5000362v1, whole genome shotgun sequence. It encodes these proteins:
- the LOC142235301 gene encoding uncharacterized protein LOC142235301, whose amino-acid sequence is MTSVSWLVNVVLVALAGVALVQAEKVMRPKFKDINLWSDDKHVSHSFKFDPSDPHMNITVDVLQELHDVDIKSELMISQKQDPTYHLALNSTMNLCRIVNWHSKSPVGAIISTFLKEYGNIIDKCPIGKGQYYMHKFWIPEDTTLATLPEVDFVLNIQAFHVEANKQKTMIINDHVTGEIVVQDVNNVKPGLLALLPKVPAG